One region of Mus musculus strain C57BL/6J chromosome 3, GRCm38.p6 C57BL/6J genomic DNA includes:
- the Nhlh2 gene encoding helix-loop-helix protein 2, with protein sequence MMLSPDQAADSDHPSSTHSDPESLGGADTKVLGSVSDLEPVEEADGDGKGGSRAALYPHPQQLSREEKRRRRRATAKYRSAHATRERIRVEAFNLAFAELRKLLPTLPPDKKLSKIEILRLAICYISYLNHVLDV encoded by the coding sequence ATGATGCTGAGTCCGGACCAAGCCGCCGACTCAGATCACCCCAGCTCGACGCACTCGGACCCGGAGTCTCTGGGCGGCGCAGACACCAAGGTTCTGGGCAGCGTGTCGGACCTAGAGCCAGTGGAGGAGGCGGACGGCGACGGCAAGGGAGGCAGCCGGGCCGCGCTCTACCCGCACCCGCAGCAGCTGAGCCGCGAAGAAAAGCGCCGCCGCCGGCGCGCCACGGCCAAGTACCGATCGGCCCACGCCACCCGCGAGCGCATCCGAGTGGAGGCTTTCAACCTGGCCTTCGCCGAGCTCCGCAAACTACTACCCACGCTGCCTCCGGACAAGAAGCTCTCCAAGATCGAGATTCTGCGCTTGGCCATCTGCTACATCTCCTATCTCAACCATGTCCTGGACGTGTAG